In Pseudoalteromonas sp. MM1, a single window of DNA contains:
- the rlmM gene encoding 23S rRNA (cytidine(2498)-2'-O)-methyltransferase RlmM, with the protein MSSVVIYCRSGFENDAAAEITFHAAEQGFAGYVKAKPNTGYVIYECFEAQHSDEIIKKVDFKNMVFARQWFAGTLIENMPVEDRVTALKEAAKEFPLCSELRVETPDTNEGKELLTFCKKISTPLKKALEKQNTVLREPKANRPVMHVLFLANNAAYVGYSYSYNNSPFFMGILRLRMPSDGPSRSTLKLDEAFNVFIPEKEREERVQPGMRGVDLGACPGGWTYQLVRRGMFVSAIDNGPMNDSLMETGQVKHFRADGFKYRPEKRNINWLVCDMVEKPTKVTNLMIDWAVNAYAKELIFNLKLPMKKRFDSVYECLTMIKEELTKYGITYELQAKHLYHDREEITVHLNVVKVPQNLYS; encoded by the coding sequence ATGTCTAGTGTTGTGATTTATTGTCGTAGTGGTTTTGAAAACGATGCGGCTGCTGAAATAACGTTTCATGCTGCCGAGCAAGGTTTTGCCGGCTATGTAAAAGCCAAACCAAATACCGGCTACGTGATTTATGAATGTTTTGAAGCGCAACACAGCGACGAAATAATTAAAAAGGTCGACTTTAAAAATATGGTATTTGCGCGCCAGTGGTTTGCTGGCACGTTAATCGAAAATATGCCGGTAGAAGATAGGGTCACTGCATTAAAAGAAGCCGCAAAGGAGTTTCCTTTGTGTAGTGAATTGCGCGTAGAAACTCCCGATACTAACGAAGGCAAAGAGCTGCTGACCTTTTGTAAAAAAATATCAACGCCGTTAAAAAAAGCACTCGAAAAACAAAACACGGTATTACGTGAGCCAAAGGCAAACCGCCCGGTAATGCATGTACTCTTTTTAGCAAACAATGCCGCGTATGTAGGGTATTCGTATAGCTATAATAATTCGCCGTTTTTTATGGGCATTTTACGTTTACGCATGCCAAGTGACGGACCGAGCCGCTCAACGTTAAAACTTGACGAAGCCTTTAATGTTTTTATCCCTGAAAAAGAGCGAGAAGAGCGAGTACAACCAGGCATGCGAGGGGTTGATTTAGGTGCTTGCCCAGGCGGTTGGACCTATCAATTAGTACGCAGAGGCATGTTTGTGAGCGCAATAGATAATGGCCCGATGAATGATAGTTTGATGGAAACAGGCCAAGTTAAACACTTTAGAGCCGACGGTTTTAAATATCGCCCAGAAAAAAGAAATATTAACTGGTTAGTGTGCGATATGGTGGAAAAACCAACCAAAGTGACTAATCTAATGATTGACTGGGCAGTAAACGCATACGCTAAAGAGCTTATATTTAATTTAAAGCTGCCTATGAAAAAACGCTTTGATAGTGTTTATGAATGCCTAACGATGATCAAAGAAGAGCTTACTAAGTACGGTATAACCTATGAGTTGCAAGCTAAGCATTTGTATCATGATCGTGAGGAAATTACCGTTCATTTAAATGTTGTTAAGGTGCCCCAAAATTTGTATAGCTAA
- a CDS encoding DUF423 domain-containing protein → MIKLFLLTGSFFCMLSVMLGAFAAHGLKSRLTEYSLGVFKTAAEYQMVHGLALIAVAILIKWGINLSIAGGFFIAGTLLFSGSLYLLALSGMKWLGPITPLGGLCFIIGWVVILVQVARFKF, encoded by the coding sequence ATGATTAAACTATTTTTACTCACGGGCAGCTTTTTTTGCATGTTGTCGGTTATGTTAGGGGCCTTTGCCGCGCATGGTTTAAAAAGCCGTTTAACTGAGTATTCACTCGGGGTATTTAAAACCGCAGCTGAGTATCAAATGGTGCACGGCTTAGCACTTATAGCCGTAGCAATTTTAATTAAGTGGGGTATTAATTTATCCATAGCGGGTGGCTTTTTTATTGCCGGTACACTGCTTTTTAGTGGCAGTTTATATTTATTAGCCCTCAGCGGCATGAAGTGGTTAGGGCCAATAACCCCGTTAGGTGGGTTATGCTTTATAATTGGTTGGGTTGTTATTTTAGTGCAAGTTGCACGATTTAAGTTTTAA
- a CDS encoding alpha/beta family hydrolase, which produces MIEWFKSATQPAIAQFIFAHGAGAGADSDFMQQMAKLISAQGIDVGLFDFEYMQIAKQTQKRRPPERAPKLLAYYEQVLTHAQPNLPLFIGGKSMGGRMASMLACTSTQPIAGVLAFGYPFHPPGKPEKLRTEHFADIPCPFLVLQGERDTFGTREELKTLSMPKQPTYVWLNDGDHSLKPRKKSGVSELENRETAAREAYKFIANRVEQL; this is translated from the coding sequence ATGATTGAATGGTTTAAAAGCGCAACACAACCGGCTATTGCACAGTTTATATTTGCACATGGTGCGGGTGCAGGGGCGGATTCTGATTTTATGCAGCAGATGGCTAAACTCATTAGTGCGCAGGGTATTGATGTAGGTTTGTTTGATTTTGAATACATGCAAATTGCTAAACAAACACAAAAACGTAGGCCGCCAGAGCGAGCCCCTAAACTGTTAGCTTATTACGAGCAAGTACTAACACATGCGCAGCCTAATTTACCGCTATTCATTGGTGGTAAGTCGATGGGCGGGCGTATGGCATCTATGCTTGCCTGTACCTCTACTCAACCGATTGCAGGTGTATTAGCGTTTGGCTATCCGTTTCACCCGCCCGGTAAACCTGAAAAGCTGCGCACCGAGCATTTTGCAGATATACCTTGCCCGTTTTTAGTATTACAAGGCGAGCGAGATACCTTTGGTACCCGTGAAGAGCTTAAAACGCTTTCTATGCCAAAACAGCCAACTTATGTGTGGCTTAACGATGGTGATCATTCACTCAAACCGCGTAAAAAAAGTGGAGTGAGCGAGCTTGAAAACCGTGAAACTGCAGCGCGTGAAGCCTATAAATTTATAGCTAATAGAGTGGAGCAATTATGA
- a CDS encoding transcriptional regulator GcvA, producing MSRRVPPLNALKAFEAAARHLSFTKAAEELYVTQAAVSHQIKTLEEHLGLKLFLRKNRSLLLTEEGQGYFLDIKEIFTQLIDATEKLLARGAKGSLTVSLTPSFAIQWLVPRLSLFNELHPEIDVRIKAQDQDENSLTDDVDIAIYYGRGHWSGVQTYKLHTEYLVPLCSPLLLSGHKPLNQPSDLAQHTLLHDTTRRNWKTWMKTAGVRNVQVNQGPIFSHSSMVLQAAVHGQGVAIGNSVLAKPDIDAGRLVIPFSHSLESKNAYYLVIRESQTELGKIVSFKDWMLSLVEQEQEY from the coding sequence ATGTCAAGACGAGTCCCCCCATTAAACGCACTTAAAGCTTTTGAAGCCGCGGCACGCCATTTAAGCTTTACTAAAGCAGCAGAAGAGCTGTATGTAACGCAAGCGGCAGTGAGCCATCAAATTAAAACCCTTGAAGAGCACTTAGGCTTAAAATTGTTTTTACGTAAAAACCGCTCGTTATTATTAACCGAAGAAGGCCAAGGCTACTTTTTAGATATTAAAGAGATTTTTACCCAGCTGATAGATGCCACCGAAAAGCTACTTGCTCGTGGTGCAAAAGGCTCGCTTACCGTAAGTTTAACCCCGAGTTTTGCAATACAGTGGTTAGTACCTCGATTAAGCTTATTTAACGAGCTCCACCCCGAAATAGATGTGCGTATAAAAGCGCAAGACCAAGACGAAAACTCGTTAACCGATGATGTAGATATTGCTATTTACTACGGCCGAGGGCATTGGAGTGGGGTACAAACTTATAAACTACACACCGAGTATTTGGTGCCGTTATGTAGCCCATTGTTATTAAGCGGACATAAACCGCTTAATCAACCGAGTGACTTAGCCCAGCACACCTTATTGCACGATACCACACGCCGCAACTGGAAAACGTGGATGAAAACGGCGGGTGTACGCAATGTACAAGTGAATCAAGGCCCTATATTTAGCCACTCATCAATGGTGCTACAGGCCGCGGTGCACGGCCAAGGGGTAGCAATAGGCAATAGTGTGCTTGCCAAACCCGATATTGACGCAGGCCGTTTAGTGATCCCATTTAGCCACAGTTTAGAGAGTAAAAACGCGTATTACTTAGTGATTAGAGAGTCGCAAACAGAGCTGGGTAAAATAGTCTCGTTTAAAGATTGGATGCTGAGCTTAGTAGAGCAAGAACAAGAGTATTAA
- the kdsA gene encoding 3-deoxy-8-phosphooctulonate synthase produces the protein MNNQVININNIELANDKPFVLFGGMNVLESRDLAMRIAEHYVEVTSKLNIPYVFKASFDKANRSSINSYRGPGMEEGLKIFEEIKNTFNIPLITDVHEPHQAAPVAEVVDVIQLPAFLARQTDLVVAMAKTGAIINVKKPQFLAPHEMRHIITKFNEAGNNNVALCERGSSFGYNNLVVDMLGMDDMKAMAPVIFDATHALQRPGGRADSADGRRAQAAELARSGMALGIAGLFIEAHPNPNEAKCDGPCALALSKLEGYLSQMKAVDDLVKSFAPLDTSASDL, from the coding sequence ATGAACAATCAAGTAATTAATATCAATAATATTGAACTGGCAAACGACAAACCCTTTGTATTGTTTGGTGGTATGAATGTTTTAGAGTCACGCGATTTAGCGATGCGTATTGCTGAGCACTATGTAGAAGTAACCTCTAAATTAAATATTCCTTATGTATTTAAAGCCTCGTTTGATAAAGCGAACCGCTCTTCAATAAACTCATACCGCGGCCCTGGTATGGAAGAAGGCTTAAAAATATTTGAAGAGATTAAAAATACCTTTAATATTCCACTGATAACTGACGTGCACGAACCTCATCAAGCAGCGCCTGTTGCTGAAGTAGTTGATGTAATTCAGTTACCTGCATTTTTAGCACGCCAAACCGATTTAGTGGTAGCTATGGCTAAAACGGGTGCCATTATTAACGTGAAAAAACCACAATTTTTAGCCCCTCATGAAATGCGTCATATCATTACTAAATTTAATGAAGCGGGTAACAACAATGTTGCACTGTGTGAGCGCGGCTCAAGCTTTGGCTATAACAACTTAGTGGTTGATATGCTAGGTATGGATGATATGAAAGCTATGGCACCGGTTATTTTTGATGCAACCCATGCACTACAACGTCCAGGCGGGCGAGCAGACTCTGCAGATGGACGCCGTGCACAAGCTGCCGAGCTTGCTCGCAGCGGCATGGCACTGGGTATTGCGGGCTTATTTATTGAAGCTCACCCTAACCCTAATGAAGCAAAGTGTGATGGTCCATGTGCTTTGGCTCTAAGCAAGCTTGAAGGGTATTTATCGCAAATGAAAGCGGTAGATGATTTAGTTAAAAGCTTTGCACCACTTGATACAAGCGCAAGCGACTTATAA